CCGGTCCTGGCCTCATAAGGCCATTATCCGGAAAATCACGGCTCTCCGTCTCAGGATCCGATTACGTTCGGCGCACGACCGACGTATGGACTGGTGGAGGTGGGGATGTGGCCGAGCCGAATCTTTCCGGTGACGAATACGGGACTCCCGTTGACTTGAGTCTGTGGGCCAAAGAACGCGGGCTGGAGGGTGCCCGTTATCCCTTGGCCTGCCACTCCCTGGACAGCGCCGCCGCAGCGCTGGTGCTGTGGCGGGAGTACCTCTCGCCCGGAGTCCGCGAGACGATCGCCGCGGCGATGCGGACGGACACGGAGCAGGCGGGACGGAACGTCGCCTTCTGGGCGGGGATGCACGACGTCGGCAAGCTGACCGGAGAGTTCCAACGGCAGATCGACGTGGACCTCTCCGCTTACCCCGGCGAGGAGGACACCGGCTCCCGGCGCTCACACGGCACCGCCACCGGGGAGTGGCTGCCACTGGCCCTCCCGTGCGTGGGCTACTCCGCCGATCCCTCCTCATCGGTGACACCGCTGGTGTCCCAATTGCTCGGCGGACACCACGGCCGCTTCGGAGACCAGCCCGAGAGCCGTACCGGCGATCCTCTCACCGAGTTCGGTTTCGCTTCGGGCCCGTGGGAGGAGCAGCGGCGTGCCCTCCTGCACACCGTGTTCGACGTGCTGGACCGGCCCGCCCAACCCGAAGAGCTGGACGGGCCGATGGCCGCCGTCGTCTGCGGACTGGTCGTCCTCGCCGACTGGCTGGTCAGCCAGGAGCGCTTCATCCTGCGGCGGTTGCAGAGTCCGCCCGCCGACGGGACCGGCAAGGCACTGCGCGCCCACTTCGAGGAGTCCCTGCGGCAGATCCCCTCCCTCCTGGACGGTGCGGGTCTGGGCCACATCACCGTGCCCCCGGCGACGTTCACCGACTCGTTCCCGCATATCACCAAGCCGAACGGCCTCCAGACCTCGCTCGCGGCCCACCTGCCGTCCCTTTGCGCGGGTCCCGGACTGGTGCTGATCACGGCCCCTATGGGGGAGGGCAAAACCGAGGCAGCCTACCACGTCGCCGACCTGCTCGGCGAGGCGACGGGGCGTCAGGGCCGCTTCATCGCGCTTCCCACAATGGCCACCGCAGACCAGATGCACACCCGTTTCAGGTCCTACGCCGAGCACCGCGCGGACTACGTCGACCCCGACCGCCCCGCCACGCTGGCGCTCCTGCACTCCATGGCGTGGCTGAACCCCGATTACGTCCCTGCCGACCTGCCGGCCACCTCCACCGTGCTCTCCGGCAGCACCTCCGAGCACCGTGTCACCCCGTTCGCCGCGACCGATTGGCTGCTGGGCCCCAAGCGCGGCCTCCTGGCGTCATGGTCGGTCGGCACCATCGACCAGGCGCTCATGGCCGTGCTGCCCGCGAAGCACAACATGGTCCGCATGTTCGGGCTCACCGGAAAAGTGGTGGTCGTCGACGAGACGCACGCGGTCGACCCCTATATGCAGGTGCTCCTCGAACAGTTGCTGCGCTGGCTGGGCGCACTTGAGGTCCCGGTGGTGCTGCTGTCGGCGACCCTGCACCACAGCATCGCGAACTCGCTGGTGAAGGCGTACCTGGAGGGTGCGCGGGGGCGCAGGTGGAAGCGTTCGGAGCCGCAGCCGGTCACCGATGTCTCCTACCCGGGGTGGCTGCACGCCGACGCGCGCACGTGCGCCGTGACCCGCAACCTGGACCTCGACCCCGCACCCATCGCCACGACCGGACGCGCGCCGCTGACCGTGGAACTCGCCGAGGTGGGGAGCAGGGAGGGCAGGCCGGACCGCTCCGCGGTGCTGCGTTCCAAGCTCGCTCCGCTGGTGGAACAGGGCGGTTGCGCGGCGGTCATCTGCACGACGGTCGCCGAGGCACAGGCCACGTACGGCCTGCTCGCCGACTGGTTCGCGGAGCACGGCGAGGACGCCCCGGAACTCCACCTGCTGCATTCGCGTTTCCCCAACCGGCAGCGCACCGAGATCACCGAGACGATCATCCGCAGGTTCGGCAAGGACGGCGCGAGGGAAGGATCCCGTCCCGGTCAGCGGCGGCAGCCGCGCGCCGCCGTCCTGGTGGCCACGCAGGTCATCGAGCAGTCCCTCGATCTGGACGTCGATCTGATGATCACCGACATCGCACCGGTGTCCCTGCTGCTGCAGCGCGCGGGCCGGTGCTGGCGGCACGAACATCTGGGGATCATCGAGCGCCCCGCATGGGCGGCCGGACCCGGACTCGTCGTCCTCGTTCCGGAGCGGCCCGAAGGCGCGGACGGCGACGCCCCGCAGCGCTTCCCCCGTTCCTGGCAGATGGTCTATCCGCTGTCGCTGCTGCAGCGCACGCACGCGCTGCTGCGCCGGCGGAGTGGGGAGGTGATCCGAATCCCGGAGGACGTGCAGTCGCTCGTGGACGGCGTGTACGACGACGAATCCCTCGCCGAAGACCTCGAAGCCGACCTGAAACGCATGGGGGAGGAGATGGCGCTGCGCGGTTTCGCCCGCGACGCGGTCATCCCCTCACCGACCGCCGTCGAAGGGAATCTGCTCGGACTCAGCAAGCTCGGCTTCGACGTCGACGAGCACATGCTGGCCACGCGGTTCGGAGCCGACTCGGTCCGGGTGCTGTGCTGCTACGTGGACGCGCACGGGAAGTGGTGGCTGGACCCGGAGTGCTCGCTTCCGCTGCCCGAGACCGGCGCCGGGGAGAAGGGCTCTTTCACCATGGAGCAGCTTCGCGAGCTGGTGTCGCGCACGATCCCGGTCCGCGCGGAGCAGTGGTACGGGCAGCGGCTTCCCGAGGCGAACCGCCCGCCCGATCCTTGGGAGAAGTCCGCGCACCTGCGCGAACTGGTGCTGCTTCCTCATGGGGTGCTGGAGGACGGAACCATCGTCCCCGCCGAGCTCGGCGGGCGCGAATGGCTGCTCGATCCGCGCAAGGGCCTGATCCACTGAAGCGGTGCGCCCGCGAACGCTGCGGGGTCGGCGGGTCGGTAGCCCGGTGATCCGGTGACCTGGCGGTATGGGGCGCCGCCCGATTCG
This sequence is a window from Spinactinospora alkalitolerans. Protein-coding genes within it:
- the cas3 gene encoding CRISPR-associated helicase Cas3' — translated: MAEPNLSGDEYGTPVDLSLWAKERGLEGARYPLACHSLDSAAAALVLWREYLSPGVRETIAAAMRTDTEQAGRNVAFWAGMHDVGKLTGEFQRQIDVDLSAYPGEEDTGSRRSHGTATGEWLPLALPCVGYSADPSSSVTPLVSQLLGGHHGRFGDQPESRTGDPLTEFGFASGPWEEQRRALLHTVFDVLDRPAQPEELDGPMAAVVCGLVVLADWLVSQERFILRRLQSPPADGTGKALRAHFEESLRQIPSLLDGAGLGHITVPPATFTDSFPHITKPNGLQTSLAAHLPSLCAGPGLVLITAPMGEGKTEAAYHVADLLGEATGRQGRFIALPTMATADQMHTRFRSYAEHRADYVDPDRPATLALLHSMAWLNPDYVPADLPATSTVLSGSTSEHRVTPFAATDWLLGPKRGLLASWSVGTIDQALMAVLPAKHNMVRMFGLTGKVVVVDETHAVDPYMQVLLEQLLRWLGALEVPVVLLSATLHHSIANSLVKAYLEGARGRRWKRSEPQPVTDVSYPGWLHADARTCAVTRNLDLDPAPIATTGRAPLTVELAEVGSREGRPDRSAVLRSKLAPLVEQGGCAAVICTTVAEAQATYGLLADWFAEHGEDAPELHLLHSRFPNRQRTEITETIIRRFGKDGAREGSRPGQRRQPRAAVLVATQVIEQSLDLDVDLMITDIAPVSLLLQRAGRCWRHEHLGIIERPAWAAGPGLVVLVPERPEGADGDAPQRFPRSWQMVYPLSLLQRTHALLRRRSGEVIRIPEDVQSLVDGVYDDESLAEDLEADLKRMGEEMALRGFARDAVIPSPTAVEGNLLGLSKLGFDVDEHMLATRFGADSVRVLCCYVDAHGKWWLDPECSLPLPETGAGEKGSFTMEQLRELVSRTIPVRAEQWYGQRLPEANRPPDPWEKSAHLRELVLLPHGVLEDGTIVPAELGGREWLLDPRKGLIH